One window of the Chloroflexia bacterium SDU3-3 genome contains the following:
- the thpR gene encoding RNA 2',3'-cyclic phosphodiesterase — MRLFLAIDMPAPTKDAALAARRPLEAASPPVRWSAPEGLHLTLVFLGETDEALLGPVGQAARAVAARHQPIALQLDGHGAFPSTSSPQVLWLGVGGGIAALRALQADLVRALQPLGFEPEQRAYAPHITLGRVHREAAPAQLAQIARDLASAPPPAPADWLASHITLYESQTQPHGPHYSERDTIALG; from the coding sequence ATGCGGCTCTTTCTGGCCATCGACATGCCCGCCCCCACCAAAGACGCGGCCCTGGCCGCCCGCCGCCCGCTGGAGGCGGCCAGCCCGCCGGTGCGCTGGAGCGCGCCCGAGGGCCTGCACCTGACCCTGGTATTCCTGGGCGAGACCGACGAGGCGCTGCTGGGGCCGGTGGGCCAGGCCGCGCGCGCCGTGGCGGCGCGGCACCAGCCGATCGCGCTGCAGCTCGACGGCCACGGGGCCTTCCCCAGCACCAGCAGCCCACAGGTGCTGTGGCTGGGCGTGGGCGGCGGCATCGCCGCGCTGCGTGCCCTGCAGGCCGACCTTGTGCGCGCGCTCCAGCCGCTGGGCTTCGAGCCGGAGCAGCGCGCCTACGCGCCCCACATCACGCTGGGGCGCGTGCACCGCGAGGCCGCGCCCGCCCAACTCGCCCAGATCGCGCGCGATCTGGCCAGCGCCCCGCCGCCCGCGCCCGCCGACTGGCTGGCCAGCCACATCACCCTCTACGAGAGCCAGACGCAGCCCCATGGCCCACACTACAGCGAACGTGATACAATAGCGCTAGGATAG
- a CDS encoding AI-2E family transporter, whose protein sequence is MTAERLKYILMWLLAIATSIFLIDRMFTVVSALASPLIMFAMAWLVVLALKPLAESLARVELPMPVLRFDPRARRLAFTTPMTPLPYKAAVALVYLGILAILIGVIFLFFPIIMTQLSAMQETMPNAGDQTLKYMQDGQAYLNQFGIHVDLTRIIQPETIMAQFASLGSEALKQSLNIASSIATVMLNLIFVLILSFYMMIDGSRLIQSGMRLLPADWRGEVATFLHIVDRTFGGYLRSQLLQSLLYGIGTSVIMMAFGFQDIALASLIAGLCVIIPIFGGPLALIPPVIVALINTPDRTIWLIIALLGLQQVVFNMIMPRLVGQIVGLSPLLVFAAMLVGGTVAGAWGLLFGIPIAGVLASVTQFIFDRKGFEVAQAAQREEPPTLVIEPIADPPTVPQK, encoded by the coding sequence ATGACGGCTGAACGACTCAAGTACATCCTGATGTGGCTGCTGGCCATCGCCACCAGCATCTTCCTGATCGACCGCATGTTCACGGTGGTGAGCGCGCTGGCCTCGCCGCTGATCATGTTCGCCATGGCCTGGCTGGTGGTGCTGGCGCTCAAGCCCCTGGCCGAAAGCCTGGCGCGGGTCGAGCTGCCTATGCCGGTGCTGCGCTTCGACCCGCGCGCGCGCCGCCTGGCCTTCACCACGCCCATGACGCCCCTGCCCTACAAGGCGGCGGTGGCGCTGGTCTACCTCGGCATTCTGGCCATCCTGATCGGCGTGATCTTCCTGTTTTTCCCGATCATCATGACCCAGCTCTCGGCCATGCAGGAGACCATGCCCAACGCGGGCGACCAGACGCTGAAGTACATGCAGGATGGCCAGGCCTACCTCAATCAGTTTGGCATCCATGTCGACCTGACGCGGATCATCCAGCCCGAGACGATCATGGCCCAGTTCGCATCGCTGGGCAGCGAGGCGCTCAAGCAGTCGCTGAACATCGCCAGCAGCATCGCCACGGTGATGCTCAACCTGATCTTTGTGCTCATCCTCAGCTTCTACATGATGATCGACGGCTCGCGCCTCATCCAGAGCGGTATGCGGCTGCTGCCCGCCGACTGGCGCGGCGAGGTCGCCACCTTCTTGCACATCGTCGACCGCACCTTCGGCGGCTACCTACGCTCGCAGCTGCTGCAGTCGCTGCTGTACGGCATCGGCACCTCGGTGATCATGATGGCATTTGGCTTTCAGGATATCGCGCTGGCCAGCCTGATCGCCGGGCTGTGCGTGATCATTCCGATCTTCGGCGGGCCGCTGGCGCTCATCCCGCCTGTGATCGTGGCGCTGATCAACACGCCCGACCGCACGATCTGGCTGATCATCGCGCTGCTGGGGCTCCAGCAGGTGGTTTTCAACATGATCATGCCGCGCCTGGTGGGCCAGATCGTAGGGCTGTCGCCGCTGCTGGTATTCGCGGCCATGCTGGTGGGCGGCACGGTGGCCGGGGCGTGGGGCCTGCTGTTCGGCATCCCGATCGCGGGGGTGCTGGCCTCGGTCACGCAGTTCATCTTCGACCGCAAGGGCTTCGAGGTGGCCCAGGCCGCCCAGCGCGAGGAGCCGCCCACCCTGGTGATCGAGCCGATCGCCGACCCACCTACAGTCCCCCAGAAATAA
- the cobS gene encoding adenosylcobinamide-GDP ribazoletransferase, with the protein MQPEQPEQPASALDGLAEAIRFLTIIPIPFWRSHPQGMARSFPFFPLAGLVLGTLLALAYALGRALWSDMVGAVLAVALWAILTSGLHLDGLSDTFDAVMSWRSRERKLEIMRDSRIGAMGAIALVSVMLLKLAFLVAAGGHAWAALLVAPAFGRWAMVYAMVRFPLARKDGLGRSVQQHVRMLHVALAGVVALAAALLLGGPAGLLALALGLPAAHLLARWWTNDLGGLTGDTYGALCELSEVVVLATMSLAIW; encoded by the coding sequence ATGCAGCCTGAACAGCCCGAGCAGCCCGCGAGTGCTCTGGATGGCCTGGCCGAGGCCATCCGCTTTCTGACGATCATCCCCATCCCCTTCTGGCGCTCGCACCCGCAGGGCATGGCGCGCTCCTTCCCGTTCTTCCCGCTGGCCGGGCTGGTGCTGGGCACGCTGCTGGCCCTTGCCTATGCGCTGGGCCGCGCGCTATGGAGCGACATGGTGGGCGCGGTGCTGGCGGTGGCGCTGTGGGCCATCCTCACATCCGGCCTGCACCTGGATGGCCTGAGCGACACCTTCGACGCGGTGATGAGCTGGCGATCGCGCGAGCGCAAGCTGGAGATCATGCGCGACAGCCGGATCGGCGCGATGGGCGCGATCGCGCTGGTGTCGGTGATGCTGCTGAAGCTGGCCTTCCTGGTGGCGGCGGGCGGGCACGCCTGGGCGGCGCTGCTGGTGGCCCCGGCCTTCGGGCGGTGGGCTATGGTCTACGCCATGGTGCGCTTCCCGCTGGCGCGCAAGGATGGCCTGGGCCGCTCGGTGCAGCAGCATGTGCGCATGCTCCATGTGGCGCTGGCGGGCGTGGTGGCGCTGGCGGCGGCGCTGCTGCTGGGCGGCCCCGCCGGGCTGCTGGCGCTGGCGCTGGGCCTGCCTGCGGCGCATCTGCTGGCCCGCTGGTGGACCAACGACCTGGGCGGCCTGACCGGCGACACGTACGGCGCGCTGTGCGAGCTTTCCGAGGTGGTGGTGCTGGCGACCATGAGCCTGGCCATCTGGTAG
- a CDS encoding histidine phosphatase family protein encodes MRTSIWLVRHGQTALNKERRYQSHSPASLTPYGQQQAQALAQRLRRIPFGQAVASPTPRTLATAQAALVGRATPIAPDPRWAEADHGQWEGLTYREVQARFPADAAARFADPLHGRPMGGESLAEVRDRVMMAWAELAQAQGGRFLVVTHATPIQLVLCALCQQPPTLHWRWRIDLGSVTAIDLYGETPIIRMVNEVPRVR; translated from the coding sequence ATGCGAACGAGCATCTGGCTGGTGCGCCATGGCCAGACCGCGCTGAACAAAGAGCGCCGCTACCAGAGCCACAGCCCGGCCTCGCTGACGCCCTACGGCCAGCAGCAGGCCCAGGCGCTGGCCCAGCGGCTGCGGCGCATCCCGTTTGGCCAGGCGGTGGCCAGCCCCACCCCGCGCACCCTGGCCACCGCCCAGGCCGCGCTGGTCGGGCGCGCTACCCCCATCGCCCCCGACCCCCGCTGGGCCGAGGCCGACCACGGCCAGTGGGAAGGCCTGACCTACCGCGAGGTGCAGGCCCGCTTCCCCGCCGATGCTGCCGCGCGCTTCGCCGACCCGCTGCACGGGCGACCCATGGGCGGCGAGAGCCTGGCCGAGGTGCGCGACCGTGTTATGATGGCCTGGGCCGAGCTGGCCCAGGCCCAGGGCGGGCGCTTTCTGGTCGTCACCCACGCCACGCCTATCCAGCTGGTGCTGTGCGCGCTCTGCCAGCAGCCGCCCACGCTGCACTGGCGCTGGCGGATCGACCTGGGCAGCGTGACGGCGATCGACCTCTACGGTGAGACGCCGATCATCCGCATGGTGAACGAGGTGCCGCGTGTGCGGTGA
- the rsgA gene encoding ribosome small subunit-dependent GTPase A, protein MRGTVLRAQSGFFWVRTDEGVLECTLRGRLKRERQSSDIAVIGDEVDVAQVSPTHGAIEAVLPRSTKLARRAVGSKGVWKEDVIVANVGQVLLVMACANPSFSPRMLDRYLVLTEASELDAVIVANKADLVGEEQARAMFATYERIGYTVIYTSTKQGQGIQQLRDQLAGRISAVTGKSGVGKSSLLNAVQPGLGLATGDVSATLTKGRHTTTVAELIQLDLPGGGYVADTPGIRELGLWRFPVEELEWCFREFRPFLGECRFAGCTHTHEPDCAVRAALEQGEIAPERYDSYARLHENPSD, encoded by the coding sequence ATTCGTGGAACCGTGCTGAGGGCGCAGAGTGGCTTCTTCTGGGTGCGCACCGACGAGGGCGTGCTGGAGTGCACGCTGCGCGGGCGGCTCAAGCGAGAGCGCCAGTCGAGCGATATCGCCGTGATCGGCGACGAGGTGGATGTGGCCCAGGTCTCGCCGACCCACGGTGCCATCGAGGCGGTGCTGCCGCGCAGCACCAAGCTGGCCCGCCGCGCCGTGGGCAGCAAGGGCGTGTGGAAAGAGGATGTGATCGTGGCCAACGTGGGCCAGGTGCTGCTGGTGATGGCCTGCGCCAACCCATCCTTCAGCCCGCGCATGCTCGACCGCTACCTCGTGCTCACCGAGGCCAGCGAGCTGGATGCGGTGATCGTGGCCAACAAGGCCGACCTTGTGGGCGAGGAGCAGGCCCGCGCCATGTTCGCCACCTACGAGCGGATCGGCTACACCGTGATCTACACCAGCACCAAGCAGGGCCAGGGCATCCAGCAGCTGCGCGATCAGCTGGCCGGGCGCATCAGCGCGGTCACGGGCAAGTCGGGCGTGGGCAAGAGCAGCCTGCTGAATGCGGTGCAGCCCGGCCTGGGCCTGGCCACCGGCGACGTGAGCGCCACGCTCACCAAGGGCCGCCACACCACCACCGTGGCCGAGCTGATCCAGCTGGATCTGCCGGGCGGCGGCTATGTGGCCGACACGCCGGGCATCCGCGAGCTGGGCCTGTGGCGCTTCCCCGTGGAGGAGCTGGAGTGGTGCTTCCGCGAGTTTCGCCCCTTCCTGGGCGAGTGCCGCTTCGCCGGGTGCACCCACACCCACGAGCCAGACTGCGCGGTGCGCGCGGCGCTGGAGCAGGGCGAGATCGCGCCCGAGCGCTACGACAGCTACGCCCGCCTGCACGAGAATCCATCGGACTAG
- a CDS encoding HAD-IA family hydrolase, whose product MIRALIFDFDGLIFDTETIDFETWGAIYASHGQVLDHAQWIVGVGTRGAFDAAVELSQRLGGQPSAEELRELFVGRYRTASLAAPLRPGVVALLQQGRDMGLPMVIASSSDRGWVDGWLAHHEISHFFQGFRGREDVAHVKPAPDLYLSASAMLGVPPAECLVFEDSPNGMRAAAAAGMRCVAVPIPVNAGVALPPVALRLGTLADMPLAEILARVDPAEAPAIIGQK is encoded by the coding sequence ATGATTCGGGCGCTGATCTTTGATTTTGACGGGCTGATCTTTGATACCGAGACCATAGATTTTGAGACATGGGGCGCGATCTACGCCAGCCACGGCCAGGTGCTTGACCACGCACAGTGGATCGTGGGCGTAGGCACGCGCGGTGCCTTCGACGCGGCGGTGGAGCTGTCGCAGCGGCTGGGCGGCCAGCCCAGCGCCGAGGAGCTGCGCGAGCTGTTCGTGGGCCGCTACCGCACGGCCAGCCTGGCCGCGCCGCTGCGCCCCGGCGTGGTGGCCCTGCTGCAGCAGGGCCGCGACATGGGCCTGCCCATGGTGATCGCATCTAGCTCGGATCGCGGCTGGGTGGATGGCTGGCTGGCCCACCACGAGATCAGCCACTTCTTCCAGGGCTTCCGTGGCCGCGAGGACGTGGCCCACGTCAAGCCTGCCCCCGACCTCTACCTCAGCGCCAGCGCCATGCTGGGCGTGCCCCCCGCCGAGTGCCTGGTGTTCGAGGACTCGCCCAACGGCATGCGCGCCGCCGCCGCCGCAGGCATGCGCTGCGTGGCCGTGCCCATCCCGGTGAACGCGGGCGTGGCGCTGCCGCCTGTGGCCCTGCGCCTGGGCACCCTGGCCGACATGCCGCTGGCCGAGATCCTGGCCCGCGTCGACCCCGCCGAGGCCCCCGCGATCATCGGCCAAAAGTAG
- a CDS encoding SH3 domain-containing protein, whose translation MPSKIRNSDWEELFGPRAPKRGGPLNVLVNLIVTIVVLCLLGVGWSYLMRFRDERQQQAAEQAKLAWATAYAQATASAMALTAEAQAAALTAEAQPTPEPNIGTGTVTNGGNLRRDPTVSEANVIGLIWPGDQVLFLEKNEDASWYHIRIVAPAAERGGAGVAAGVDGWASASLLSPPTTP comes from the coding sequence GTGCCAAGCAAGATCCGCAACAGCGACTGGGAAGAACTGTTTGGCCCGCGCGCACCAAAGCGGGGCGGCCCGCTCAATGTGCTGGTGAATCTGATCGTGACGATCGTGGTGTTGTGCCTGCTGGGTGTGGGCTGGAGCTACCTGATGCGCTTCCGCGACGAGCGGCAGCAGCAGGCCGCCGAGCAGGCCAAGCTCGCGTGGGCCACCGCCTATGCCCAGGCCACCGCCTCGGCCATGGCGCTGACCGCCGAGGCCCAGGCCGCCGCGCTGACCGCCGAGGCCCAGCCCACCCCCGAGCCGAACATCGGCACGGGCACGGTGACGAACGGCGGCAACCTGCGCCGCGACCCCACGGTGAGCGAGGCGAATGTGATCGGCCTGATCTGGCCGGGCGACCAGGTGCTGTTCCTTGAGAAGAACGAGGATGCCAGCTGGTACCACATCCGCATCGTCGCGCCCGCCGCCGAGCGCGGGGGCGCGGGCGTGGCTGCGGGCGTGGATGGCTGGGCCTCAGCATCGCTGCTCTCGCCGCCGACGACACCATAG
- a CDS encoding DUF4190 domain-containing protein — translation MPAVVPTSTLAILSLVFSILGVVALPLIGSLAGIVLGHMARREIRDSYGTKTGDGIAVAGLVIGYLAMGLVLLAGCAFMLLFVAAVGTSM, via the coding sequence ATGCCTGCGGTGGTGCCCACCAGCACGCTGGCGATCCTGAGCCTAGTGTTCAGCATCCTAGGCGTGGTGGCCCTGCCGCTGATCGGCTCGCTGGCGGGGATCGTGCTGGGCCATATGGCGCGGCGCGAGATCCGCGACTCGTATGGCACCAAGACCGGCGATGGCATCGCGGTGGCGGGCCTGGTCATCGGCTACCTGGCCATGGGCCTGGTTCTGCTGGCCGGGTGCGCCTTCATGCTGCTGTTTGTGGCGGCGGTCGGCACCTCGATGTGA
- the trpC gene encoding indole-3-glycerol phosphate synthase TrpC, which produces MTTPSETVLARILSHKYREVAERAERVPLAQLQARLADAPPVRDFAAALRRDRPALIAEVKKASPSKGVLVENFDPLALASTYAASGAAAISVLTDERFFQGSLDYLTAIRQIPGIPPLLRKDFLVDSYQVVEARAAGADAVLLIVAALEDAKLAELLRMTYSLGMHALVEVHDVAELGRALALGVQVLGVNNRSLHTFQTTLDTTAQVAAALPAKGRPVFVSESGIFTAAHVEQVRALGVDAVLVGEAIVTAPDVAAKARELSGGTER; this is translated from the coding sequence ATGACGACACCTTCAGAGACCGTGCTCGCCCGCATCCTAAGCCATAAGTACCGCGAGGTCGCCGAGCGCGCCGAGCGCGTGCCGCTCGCGCAGCTGCAGGCGCGGCTGGCCGACGCCCCGCCCGTGCGCGACTTCGCCGCCGCGCTGCGCCGCGACCGCCCCGCGCTGATCGCCGAGGTGAAGAAGGCCTCGCCTTCCAAGGGCGTGCTGGTCGAGAACTTCGACCCGCTGGCGCTGGCCAGCACCTACGCCGCCAGCGGGGCCGCCGCCATCTCGGTGCTCACCGACGAGCGGTTTTTTCAGGGCAGCCTCGACTACCTGACCGCCATCCGCCAGATCCCAGGCATCCCGCCGCTGCTGCGCAAGGATTTCCTGGTCGATTCCTACCAGGTGGTGGAGGCGCGGGCGGCGGGCGCGGATGCGGTGCTGCTGATCGTGGCGGCGCTGGAGGATGCCAAGCTGGCCGAGCTGCTGCGCATGACCTACAGCCTAGGCATGCACGCCCTGGTCGAGGTGCACGACGTGGCCGAGCTGGGCCGCGCGCTGGCCCTGGGCGTGCAGGTGCTGGGCGTGAACAACCGCAGCCTGCACACCTTCCAGACCACGCTGGATACGACCGCGCAGGTGGCCGCCGCGCTGCCCGCCAAGGGTCGCCCGGTGTTTGTGAGCGAGAGCGGGATCTTTACGGCGGCACATGTGGAGCAGGTGCGCGCCCTGGGCGTGGATGCCGTGCTGGTGGGCGAGGCGATAGTGACCGCCCCCGACGTGGCGGCCAAGGCGCGCGAGCTTTCAGGAGGGACAGAGCGGTGA
- a CDS encoding potassium transporter TrkA: protein MFRQRPRSLGRRRYSLARLVRANAFDLFQLIRESRYGLGGFALVMLVGMVYIHFAFGLSYAESLYETFRMLTLQSGLAFPRDPGGMALFFLVPLLGLALILDSVFRFGRRLLDKGSRQEGWQVSLASTYQGHVVVCGIGRVGLRVVTHLLAAGHKVVVVEQRWESAFVPRALELKVPVVAGDARSLAVLRQAGVQRASAVVLCIDGDLVNIEVALKVRSLRPGLRVILRVFSDDLDQNLEEAFGRNSVFSASALAAPTFAAAAVSRDVRAVLGLDACALGVVELTIAPESLMSGFARKVEEEYGIRVIEHRNARGKLLPPVAMRQLESGDHVLLLGPLAALDALRQKNVPRSKAHAILGSLPPHGPTRQHHRVIVCGLGKVGYRVVRQLHQQPDPPSIVCIYSERTRQEFVHSLAALDGVTLIEGDARSAALLQDAGLGEAYSVVAVTSDDFVNLQICLSARRARKDVHLVMRLFSDVLVEQFESLFGMRTVYSASALAAPTLAAAGMLGDVRAAFYCGDSLFATDEFALAEGDPLLGSSIRQLRESRDIVAITLCRGGEVATLPAHDLALAEGDALMVLGTLDALAALRAYRAAPAPAARRY from the coding sequence ATGTTTCGACAACGCCCCCGCAGCCTGGGCCGCCGCCGCTACTCGCTGGCGCGGCTGGTGCGGGCCAACGCGTTCGACCTGTTCCAGCTGATCCGCGAGTCGCGGTATGGCCTGGGCGGCTTCGCCCTGGTGATGCTGGTGGGCATGGTCTACATCCACTTCGCCTTCGGCCTGAGCTACGCCGAGAGCCTGTACGAGACGTTCCGCATGCTGACGCTGCAGAGCGGGCTGGCCTTCCCGCGCGACCCTGGCGGCATGGCGCTGTTCTTCCTGGTGCCGCTGCTGGGGCTGGCGCTCATCCTCGACAGCGTGTTCCGCTTTGGGCGGCGGCTGCTGGACAAGGGCAGCCGCCAGGAGGGCTGGCAGGTGTCGCTGGCCTCGACCTACCAGGGGCATGTGGTGGTGTGCGGCATCGGGCGCGTGGGCCTGCGGGTGGTGACTCACCTGCTGGCCGCTGGCCACAAGGTGGTGGTGGTCGAGCAGCGCTGGGAGAGCGCGTTTGTGCCCCGCGCGCTGGAGCTGAAGGTGCCGGTGGTGGCGGGCGACGCGCGCTCGCTGGCGGTGCTGCGCCAGGCCGGGGTGCAGCGCGCCAGCGCGGTGGTGCTGTGCATCGACGGCGACCTGGTGAACATCGAGGTGGCGCTGAAGGTGCGCTCGCTGCGCCCCGGCCTGCGGGTTATCCTGCGCGTGTTCAGCGATGACCTCGACCAGAATCTGGAGGAGGCCTTTGGCCGCAACTCGGTGTTCAGCGCCTCGGCGCTGGCCGCGCCCACCTTCGCCGCCGCCGCCGTGAGCCGCGATGTGCGCGCCGTGCTGGGCCTGGATGCCTGCGCGCTGGGCGTGGTGGAGCTGACGATCGCGCCCGAGAGCCTGATGTCGGGCTTCGCGCGCAAGGTGGAGGAGGAGTACGGCATCCGCGTGATCGAGCACCGCAATGCGCGGGGCAAGCTGCTGCCGCCGGTGGCCATGCGCCAGCTGGAATCGGGCGACCACGTGCTGCTGCTTGGCCCGCTGGCGGCGCTGGATGCGCTGCGGCAGAAGAACGTGCCGCGCAGCAAGGCCCACGCCATCCTCGGCTCGCTGCCGCCCCACGGGCCCACTCGCCAGCACCACCGCGTGATCGTGTGCGGGCTGGGCAAGGTGGGCTACCGTGTGGTGCGCCAGCTGCACCAGCAGCCCGACCCGCCCAGCATCGTGTGCATCTACAGCGAGCGCACGCGGCAGGAGTTTGTGCACAGCCTGGCGGCGCTGGATGGCGTGACGCTGATCGAGGGCGATGCCCGCAGCGCCGCGCTGCTGCAGGATGCCGGGCTGGGCGAGGCCTACTCGGTGGTGGCCGTGACGTCGGACGACTTTGTGAACCTGCAGATCTGCCTGAGCGCCCGCCGTGCCCGCAAGGATGTGCATCTGGTGATGCGCCTGTTCAGCGATGTGCTGGTCGAGCAGTTCGAGTCGCTGTTCGGCATGCGCACCGTCTACAGCGCCTCGGCGCTGGCCGCGCCTACGCTGGCGGCGGCGGGCATGCTGGGCGATGTGCGCGCGGCGTTCTACTGCGGCGATTCGCTGTTTGCCACCGACGAGTTTGCCCTGGCCGAGGGCGACCCGCTGCTGGGCAGCTCCATCCGCCAGCTGCGCGAGTCGCGCGATATCGTGGCGATCACGCTCTGCCGTGGCGGCGAGGTGGCGACCCTGCCCGCGCACGACCTGGCTCTGGCCGAGGGCGATGCGCTGATGGTGCTGGGCACGCTCGATGCGCTGGCGGCCCTGCGCGCCTACCGTGCGGCACCCGCCCCGGCGGCGCGGCGGTACTAG
- a CDS encoding 50S ribosomal protein L9, translating to MKVLLTQDVTKLGSAGEILEVSGGYGRNYLIPQGFAVMATRGQIKQAEERKVASEKKLQAQRHIFEAQATKINGQTIRFTARTGDLDRLYGSITNADIAEKLSALVGETIDRRAIQLDEPIKRIGIYPVKIRLISGVEPMINVVAESEEGALQVPEAAE from the coding sequence ATGAAAGTCCTGCTGACCCAGGACGTGACCAAACTGGGCAGCGCTGGTGAGATCCTCGAAGTCTCGGGTGGCTACGGCCGCAACTACCTCATCCCCCAGGGCTTCGCCGTGATGGCGACCCGTGGCCAGATCAAGCAGGCCGAGGAGCGCAAGGTAGCCAGCGAGAAGAAGCTGCAGGCGCAGCGCCACATCTTCGAGGCGCAGGCCACCAAGATCAACGGGCAGACCATCCGCTTCACCGCCCGCACCGGCGACCTGGATCGCCTCTACGGCTCGATCACCAACGCCGACATCGCCGAGAAGCTCTCGGCTCTGGTGGGCGAGACCATCGACCGCCGCGCCATCCAGCTGGATGAGCCGATCAAGCGCATCGGCATCTACCCGGTCAAGATCCGCCTGATCTCCGGCGTCGAGCCGATGATCAACGTCGTGGCCGAGAGCGAAGAGGGCGCGCTGCAGGTTCCCGAGGCTGCCGAGTAG